The genomic stretch AATTTTGCGAATCCTTTTCCTTCATAGGCTTTGTTTACTTCTGTGTGATACACCCGAAGCTTGCCATCGGCCATGGAAATATCCATTTTCCCTACTCTTTCATGATCAGAAAACAACTGTATCTCACCATGATTACCGTCGCTAAATACTATTTTAGTGGTTTCCAAAATTCAATTCATTCGTTAATTGAAGTATCTTTTTATAACAACGTATATACAATACTCTCATGAAATCATTCATTTAGGGAGCGTATGGGTATATGAATGACCCAGAGGCGTAGGCTGAGGGTTCAACAACTACTTGCACACGGCTATCTTTAAAAGTCTCAATCTCATGGTTATCTATGTGTTGAAATTGTACTTGTAACACACGTGGTTCAGCCCACTCACCGCCTTCATCAAAACGCACGCTACCCATTACCGTTTCGAAGGTATTTACTCGACAATATGCTGAAAGAACCTCATTATCCAGACTTGCTGTTTCCCTAATTGCCTGCTCAAGTACTTGCAATTGAGCATACGCCAAGGGAGCCATATAGAACCCTAATGCGTCGACATTTGCTTTTATTGCTCTTGCATGGTATTTGGCCAACATGTCAGCAACACCGGGAAAATCCATCCTTGGTACCGGCATCCAATATTCATAATTGACAAAGCCGTTTAACAGTGGCCCCAGTTCCGTTTTTACCGAAGCACTCTGGGGACCAATCATGGCTCCTCCAACCATCTTTGGACGGTAGTCACTTTGATGAATTGCACGGACCAAACCTATAGAATCCTTCAAATAAGAACATATGAAAAACAGGTCAGCATTAGTAGCTTTTACCTGCTCTATCAGGGATGTAAAATCTTCTGTTGACAGTGGATAGGTTTCCTCATAAATAATCTGAAAACCGTATTTTTCTGCATTTTCTCTGGCTCCTATCACCGGATTTCTTGAAAATTCTGCATCGGCAGAAAGGACTGCAACGGTTAGCGGTTTAGGACGCTGGGAAGCTGCAAGGGCAAAAAAGCCTTCTGTAAGTGTTGAATTAGGCTTCGGGCCTGTAGGAATCATCGCAAAATAGTTCGGGTATTTTAAGTTTAAATTAACCCCTAAACCCATTAAACCGACCAAAAACCGTTTACGCTCCATAATGATGGGCATCGAGGCTGCAATCGTGTTAGTTCCATAACCTCCAATTACCAAATCTACTTTGTCTTCATCCATCAACTTTTTATAGCTATTGGATACTTGCAGAGGGTCTCCATTGTCATTGTAGCAAACCAATTCTACTTTACGCCCAAGAAGCCCCCCTTTGCTGTTGATGTCTTCTTCCCAAATACTGTGTGCGAGCATTACTGCTCTTGTATTCTCTGCCACAGGACCGGAAAGTGAAAGACTATAACCAATGCGAATAGGATTATTACTTGTGTTGATTGACTGCATATTTAAAATGATTTAATTGTGTATTGGGTACTTGTGTATTGGCTATTTTATGGTAATCACAAAATCCTCCTTTGGCCATCTCACTTTTTTCAGCCTGGCATTGGAATCTCTTTCTTCATCACGATAACCTAAAGCCATCAACACCACACTTTTCAACCCTTTTTCCTTTAACCCCAGTAATTCGTCAAACTGGTCAGCATTAAACCCTTCCATAGGAGTTGCATCAACTTTTTCTGCAGCTGCGGCTATCAATCCGGTACCTAATGCGATATATGCCTGTTTAGTCGCCCAAATAAAATTTTCAGAGTCAGAATTCAGCAATAATCCATTAAGTG from Algoriphagus sp. NG3 encodes the following:
- a CDS encoding GNAT family N-acetyltransferase, with product METTKIVFSDGNHGEIQLFSDHERVGKMDISMADGKLRVYHTEVNKAYEGKGFAKLLLQQLVSYARENNLRIIPLCPYVLAQFKRYPNDYANFWLKKQM
- a CDS encoding amino acid ABC transporter substrate-binding protein, whose protein sequence is MQSINTSNNPIRIGYSLSLSGPVAENTRAVMLAHSIWEEDINSKGGLLGRKVELVCYNDNGDPLQVSNSYKKLMDEDKVDLVIGGYGTNTIAASMPIIMERKRFLVGLMGLGVNLNLKYPNYFAMIPTGPKPNSTLTEGFFALAASQRPKPLTVAVLSADAEFSRNPVIGARENAEKYGFQIIYEETYPLSTEDFTSLIEQVKATNADLFFICSYLKDSIGLVRAIHQSDYRPKMVGGAMIGPQSASVKTELGPLLNGFVNYEYWMPVPRMDFPGVADMLAKYHARAIKANVDALGFYMAPLAYAQLQVLEQAIRETASLDNEVLSAYCRVNTFETVMGSVRFDEGGEWAEPRVLQVQFQHIDNHEIETFKDSRVQVVVEPSAYASGSFIYPYAP